One genomic window of Arthrobacter caoxuetaonis includes the following:
- a CDS encoding DUF4192 domain-containing protein: MNEFAEHRPSPNGTSAEAENAALRVGSPADVLAFVPHCLGFVPQESLVLLALRGRRLGATLRLDLPSTGSTAGMEVSAGAAGHAFAAGYSARICSLLSGDAEADGVLVLVYTDAPWEPEEEAPYAALIARVGKDLAAAGLAVRDGWLAGNGHWRDYFCTSAQCCPWPGYPLDQIHGSTLNAELVYRGSAYSPSLEAAVGLAGARVRNPETVRSEEASRLRFAGIWTRAATFRATLAQWEDRLNGTGSPARDGLLLASLESKPVRDAVLVLAALGLHTAVDGARHWLAPAGPGPDGPADPDGLSCPPDCPPAGFRGSPEAGHVFRSVLIGRSRATPDWERLDRAYLLFHSLLADAAGEPAAALLTLLGWLEWARGRSSRADVCLSAALRTHPGYRLAQLLQALLVRGDLPVWTQSPKTAWRGPSSG; this comes from the coding sequence ATGAACGAATTCGCCGAACACCGGCCGTCCCCGAACGGAACCTCGGCCGAGGCCGAAAACGCCGCGCTGAGAGTTGGGTCCCCGGCAGACGTACTTGCGTTTGTGCCGCACTGCCTGGGCTTTGTTCCGCAGGAATCGCTGGTCCTCCTTGCGCTCAGGGGCCGGAGGCTGGGAGCCACGCTGAGGCTCGACCTGCCCAGCACCGGATCAACGGCCGGCATGGAGGTGTCCGCCGGGGCTGCAGGGCATGCATTTGCTGCCGGCTACAGCGCGCGCATCTGCTCGCTTCTTTCCGGGGACGCAGAGGCAGACGGCGTCCTTGTTCTCGTCTACACCGATGCTCCGTGGGAACCGGAGGAAGAAGCGCCGTACGCTGCGCTGATTGCCCGGGTGGGTAAGGATCTCGCCGCCGCCGGGTTGGCTGTGCGTGACGGCTGGCTGGCCGGCAACGGGCACTGGCGCGACTATTTCTGCACCTCGGCCCAGTGCTGTCCGTGGCCGGGCTATCCCCTGGACCAGATCCACGGCAGCACACTGAACGCGGAACTCGTATACCGGGGGAGCGCCTACTCGCCGTCCCTGGAAGCTGCGGTAGGGCTTGCCGGCGCACGTGTGAGGAACCCCGAAACCGTCCGCAGCGAAGAGGCCAGCCGGCTGCGGTTCGCCGGGATATGGACCCGGGCCGCCACCTTCCGCGCAACACTTGCCCAGTGGGAAGACCGGCTCAACGGAACGGGCAGTCCCGCCCGGGACGGACTGCTGCTCGCAAGCCTCGAATCAAAGCCGGTCCGGGACGCCGTCCTGGTCCTGGCTGCCCTGGGACTCCATACGGCGGTTGACGGAGCCCGCCACTGGCTGGCACCGGCCGGACCAGGCCCGGACGGTCCGGCAGATCCGGACGGGCTGAGCTGTCCCCCTGACTGCCCTCCCGCCGGATTCCGGGGCAGTCCGGAAGCGGGGCACGTCTTCCGGTCCGTGCTCATCGGGCGCAGCCGGGCAACTCCTGACTGGGAGCGGCTTGACCGCGCCTACCTGCTGTTCCATTCCCTGCTGGCTGATGCGGCCGGGGAACCTGCTGCGGCCCTGCTGACCCTCTTGGGGTGGCTCGAATGGGCGCGGGGAAGGAGCTCACGCGCAGACGTCTGCCTTTCCGCTGCCCTCAGGACTCACCCGGGGTACCGCCTGGCGCAGTTGCTTCAGGCCCTGCTGGTCCGCGGCGACCTGCCGGTATGGACGCAGTCCCCGAAGACAGCCTGGCGCGGGCCGTCCTCCGGAT